One genomic window of Physeter macrocephalus isolate SW-GA unplaced genomic scaffold, ASM283717v5 random_197, whole genome shotgun sequence includes the following:
- the LOC102976483 gene encoding coiled-coil domain-containing protein 88B has translation MDGGKGPRIRDFLSGSLASWALGLAGLVGEAEEPEGEEEEEGEGPLCPEKRFLHLSDGALLLRVLGVIAPSSRGGPRMIRGHDGPAAWRVWNLNHLWGRLRDFYQEELQLLILSPPPDLQALGFDPFSEEAVEELEGILRLLLGASVQCEHRELFIRHIRGLSLEVQSELAAAIQEVTQPGAGLVLALAGPEPGELAPPELEMLSRSLVGTLLRLARERDLGAQRLAELLLERQPAAPLLPEAPARTPPEGASHHLALQLANTKAQLRRVRQELEEKAELLLDSQVEVQGLEAEVRRLRQEAQALSGQAKRAELYREEAEALRERAGRLPRLQEELRRCRERLQAAEACKGRLEEERVLSGALEASKALLEEQLEAAQERCARLHETQRENLLLRTRLGEAHAELDSLRLQVDQLAEENVEWELEVQRSLEPAPGSPGEAPLPGAAPSLHDEVREAEAGRLRTLERENQELRGLLRMLQGQPGGQPPLLEEPSEDSVIPEPDSAPQTRLASDRGPQGLAGQAGDEGPQALDPAPLASDSALEGLAECPQASALDPKVVERPLQAAVMVPVDTMAQESGPAVEAQESLKKAGLGAPLQTPASVAPPQGPEIKIQAQLSLGGETGESVPEALGLRQEDPESEPGLSEPRLRGQLEEQETLGQRLDLPKGQAEAREHEQKLERMVGDPAQQKPQQELAGAPGAQTWEGRIPGEILASGVPEQEALKEEMARLRREAEALRAELEAQAWRLEARGTEAARLSEELAQARRAEAEAHREVEAQARELARLREAVEAAGRELEAASREREALAEVLAATGRERRQWEREAPRLRARAEAAEELLQVLQSESRRHLEEAERERRERQALQE, from the exons ATGGATGGGGGCAAGGGGCCCAGGATCAGAGACTTCCTGAGTGGGAGCCTGGCCAGCTGG GCGCTGGGACTGGCGGGGCTGGTTGGGGAGGCGGAGGAGccggagggggaagaggaggaggaaggagaggggcctCTCTGTCCGGAGAAGAGGTTCTTACATCTCAGCGACGGGGCCCTGCTCCTCCGGGTGCTGGGTGTCAT TGCTCCCAGTTCCCGAGGCGGCCCTCGAATGATCAGGGGCCACGACGGGCCCGCAGCCTGGCGGGTGTGGAACCTGAACCACCTGTGGGGCCGCCTGAGGGACTTCTACCAG GAGGAGCTGCAGCTGCTGATCCTGTCTCCACCCCCAGACCTCCAGGCGCTGGGCTTTGACCCCTTCTCAG AGGAGGCGGTGGAGGAGCTGGAAGGCATCCTTAGGCTGTTGCTGGGGGCGTCAGTGCAG TGTGAGCACCGGGAACTGTTCATCCGGCACATCCGGGGCCTCAGCCTCGAGGTCCAGAGTGAGCTGGCTGCTGCCATCCAGGAG GTGACCCAGCCCGGGGCCGGCTTGGTGCTGGCGCTGGCTGGGCCTGAGCCCGGGGAGCTGGCGCCTCCGGAGCTGGAGATGCTGTCCCGGAGCCTGGTGGGGACACTGTTGAGGCTGGCTCGGGAGCGGGACTTGGGGGCCCAG CGGCTGGCTGAATTGCTGCTGGAGCGGCAGCCTGCGGCCCCCTTGTTGCCTGAGGCTCCTGCCAGGACTCCCCCGGAGGGCGCCTCACACCACCTGGCCCTGCAGCTGGCCAACACCAAGGCCCAACTGCGGCGCGTCCGGCAGGAGCT GGAGGAGAAAGCCGAGCTGCTGCTAGATTCCCAGGTGGAGGTGCAGGGCTTGGAGGCCGAAGTTCGAAGGCTCCGCCAGGAG GCCCAGGCGCTGTCGGGACAGGCCAAGCGGGCCGAGCTGTACCGCGAGGAGGCGGAGGCGCTGCGGGAGCGGGCCGGCCGCCTGCCCCGCCTGCAGGAGGAACTGCGACGCTGCCGGGAGCGGCTGCAGGCAGCAGAGGCCTGCAAGGGCCGGCTGGAG GAGGAGCGGGTGCTCTCCGGGGCTCTGGAAGCCTCGAAGGCGCTGCTGGAGGAGCAGCTGGAGGCCGCTCAGGAGCGCTGTGCCCGGCTGCACGAGACCCAGCGGGAGAACCTGCTGCTGCGGACCCGGCTGGGCGAGGCCCATGCG GAGCTGGACTCTCTGCGGCTTCAGGTGGACCAGCTGGCAGAGGAGAACGTGGAGTGGGAGTTGGAGGTTCAGCGGAGCCTGGAGCCAGCCCCGGGCTCTCCTGGGGAGG CGCCTCTGCCAGGAGCGGCTCCCTCTCTGCATGACGAAGTGAGGGAGGCAGAGGCCGGGCGGCTGCGGACCCTGGAGCGGGAGAATCAGGAGCTCCGAGGCCTGCTCCGGATGCTGCAGGGGCAGCCAGGTGGCCAG CCCCCCCTGCTGGAGGAGCCGAGCGAGGACTCCGTGATTCCAGAGCCAGACTCAGCTCCCCAGACTCGGCTGGCCTCAGACCGTGGCCCCCAGGGCTTGGCCGGTCAGGCAGGGGATGAAGGCCCCCAGGCTTTGGACCCGGCTCCCCTGGCGTCAGATTCAGCCCTCGAGGGGTTAGCTGAGTGTCCTCAGGCATCTGCTTTGGACCCAAAGGTGGTGGAGAGGCCCCTCCAGGCGGCCGTCATGGTGCCTGTAGACACGATGGCCCAGGAGTCAGGCCCCGCTGTAGAGGCACAGGAGTCCCTGAAGAAGGCTGGCCTTGGAGCCCCTCTCCAGACCCCCGCCTCTGTGGCCCCACCTCAGGGTCCAGAGATCAAAATTCAGGCCCAGCTGTCGCTGGGAGGAGAGACTGGAGAGTCGGTGCCCGAGGCCTTGGGGCTGAGACAGGAGGACCCTGAGAGCGAACCCGGACTCTCGGAGCCGCGCCTCCGCGGGCAGTTGGAGGAGCAGGAGACCCTAGGCCAGAGGCTGGACCTACCCAAGGGGCAAGCAGAGGCCAGAGAGCACGAACAGAAGTTGGAGAGGATGGTCGGGGACCCAGCCCAACAAAAACCACAGCAGGAGCTGGCAGGGGCTCCTGGGGCCCAGACCTGGGAGGGGAGGATCCCGGGGGAGATCCTGGCCAGTGGTGTCCCAGAGCAGGAGGCCCTCAAGGAGGAGATGGCACGGCTGAGGAGAGAGGCTGAGGCTCTTCGAGCTGAGCTGGAGGCCcaggcctggaggctggaggcccGAGGCACGGAGGCGGCCCGCCTCTCCGAGGAGCTGGCTCAGGCACGGAGGGCAGAGGCCGAGGCCCACCGGGAGGTGGAGGCCCAGGCCCGGGAGCTGGCCCGGCTGCGGGAGGCGGTGGAGGCCGCTGGCCGGGAGCTGGAGGCCGCGTCGCGGGAGCGGGAGGCGCTGGCGGAGGTGCTGGCAGCGACGGGCCGCGAACGGAGGCAGTGGGAGCGGGAGGCGCCCAGGCTGCGGGCCCGGGCCGAGGCGGCCGAGGAGCTGTTGCAGGTGCTGCAGAGCGAGAGCCGGCGGCACCTGGAGGAGGCCGAGAGGGAGCGCCGGGAGAGGCAGGCCCTCCAGGAG